From a region of the Fuerstiella sp. genome:
- a CDS encoding 3'-5' exonuclease — MTRRYVAFDIETAKEVPGDDFNWKSHRPLGISCIASQSTEDPEPRVWMTHSSNNQPAPQMSREDVTAFVQYLLEVSRQGLTPLSWNGLSFDLDVLAEESGLVGSCRELATAHVDMMFHVVCEKGFPVSLGNAASGLGLPGKLAGVEGMDAPSLWAEGRFETVTEYVAQDVRTTLAVALKSEQRKSFAWKTRKGSVSSMPLSRGWLSVEEALRLPLPDTSWMSAPISRCDFTAWLSGDALRHQDL, encoded by the coding sequence ATGACCCGCAGGTATGTGGCTTTTGACATAGAGACTGCAAAGGAGGTTCCCGGCGATGATTTCAACTGGAAATCTCATCGTCCGCTGGGAATTTCCTGCATCGCTTCGCAGTCAACAGAGGATCCTGAACCTCGTGTGTGGATGACTCACAGCAGTAATAATCAACCTGCGCCTCAAATGTCCCGCGAAGACGTCACTGCGTTCGTTCAGTATCTGCTGGAAGTCTCACGTCAGGGATTAACGCCACTTTCCTGGAACGGCCTTTCATTCGATCTGGATGTTCTGGCCGAAGAGTCGGGACTTGTGGGGAGTTGCAGGGAACTTGCGACTGCTCATGTTGACATGATGTTCCACGTGGTCTGTGAGAAAGGCTTTCCGGTTTCGCTGGGGAATGCGGCGTCCGGACTCGGACTACCAGGCAAGCTGGCCGGAGTGGAAGGAATGGATGCACCGTCGCTGTGGGCTGAGGGCAGGTTCGAAACAGTTACGGAGTATGTGGCGCAGGACGTTCGCACGACGCTGGCTGTCGCACTCAAGTCGGAACAACGGAAATCGTTTGCCTGGAAAACCCGTAAGGGATCGGTGAGCTCCATGCCGCTGAGTCGCGGCTGGCTGTCGGTTGAGGAGGCTCTGAGACTGCCGTTGCCCGACACATCGTGGATGTCAGCCCCGATTTCACGGTGTGACTTTACAGCGTGGTTGTCAGGCGATGCTCTGCGCCACCAGGACCTTTGA
- a CDS encoding SMP-30/gluconolactonase/LRE family protein, with product MTWEFELLQPPYGDVSEGPVWDGTSLLYTQIQACRIMRYDPHKKKLTIHRDNTNYANGLVMDAEKRILACEGGARRVVRYEHNGAVTVLVDSFEGVPLNLPNDLVIDPHGRVWFTDPFYEGSGGPFSYDRSNRKLDHDSVYRLTPKDDSRWTVDRMTFDTTRPNGLLFSLDSRTLYVAQSGRRSDEKRELRAYPVEDDGSLGSFSVLHDFGEHRGVDGMCLDTSGNIIATAGFELGGPGPSIYVFSPTGEVLQRHDVPAKRPTNCAFGDQDLTVLYVTSTEGHLFRTQTDLQGLTLLG from the coding sequence ATGACCTGGGAATTCGAACTGCTTCAGCCCCCTTACGGCGATGTGAGTGAGGGACCTGTTTGGGACGGCACCTCGCTGCTGTACACTCAGATTCAGGCGTGTCGGATCATGCGCTACGATCCGCACAAAAAAAAACTGACGATCCATCGAGACAACACCAACTACGCCAACGGATTGGTGATGGATGCTGAAAAGCGGATTCTTGCGTGTGAAGGTGGCGCACGCAGGGTCGTTCGTTACGAACACAATGGAGCTGTTACTGTCCTCGTTGACTCTTTTGAAGGAGTCCCGCTGAATCTTCCCAACGACCTGGTGATCGACCCGCACGGGCGAGTCTGGTTTACGGATCCGTTTTATGAAGGTTCCGGAGGGCCGTTCAGCTACGATCGCAGCAACAGGAAATTGGATCATGATTCCGTCTATCGTCTGACGCCGAAAGACGATAGTCGCTGGACCGTCGATCGAATGACGTTTGACACCACACGTCCCAACGGGCTGCTGTTTTCGCTGGACAGCAGGACACTGTACGTTGCGCAAAGTGGGCGGCGTTCGGATGAAAAACGTGAATTGCGGGCGTATCCGGTCGAAGACGACGGCAGTCTGGGTTCATTTTCGGTACTGCACGATTTTGGTGAACACAGGGGTGTGGACGGAATGTGCCTGGACACCAGTGGCAACATCATCGCCACTGCGGGATTTGAACTGGGCGGTCCCGGCCCGTCGATTTATGTGTTTTCACCGACTGGCGAGGTTCTCCAACGACACGATGTTCCTGCGAAACGACCTACAAACTGTGCGTTTGGAGATCAAGATCTTACGGTACTGTATGTGACATCAACAGAAGGCCATCTGTTTCGCACTCAGACAGACCTTCAGGGGCTGACTCTGTTGGGCTGA
- a CDS encoding c-type cytochrome translates to MTLDDQGRFIVGIDEQGIARIAVDGPRDLSFEMINDSLKHCRGVLWAYNSLYVAATNSSGFYRLQDTNGDDRFDDVRLLCQMDYRSRYGHGTNQVVLGPDGMLYIANGNDVSFPRQVTGDSAYRDPQNDWLLPNPYDLGEDNRVGHILRTDADGRHWEVIAGGLRNQFDMAFNDDGELFTCDADMEWDVGLPWYRPTRLNHIVSAGEYGWRWRTGKWSNYFADSLPTTLDTGLGSPTGMIFAAAGRFPAKYQSALLMADWQNGRLLAAYLTPRGSSYVAQYEVFMEGAPLNVCDMVFGNDGALYFITGGRGSQSGLYRVSYTGQDLEPELTAGTGSPDDPQSTYARRLRHQLERFHTTIDPNAVDFIWPHLNSEDRWIRFAARVALERQEVVWWKDKALQETDVTTKLHALLALVRSLTENPKVAILEAMNSVALGELETESLLVALRLYALTFVRHGSPDKITQDTLAANMIILFPHEDVRINQELGELLVYLQTPNIIPTLLNRMETAPTQQEQVHHAMALRHVQQPWTPNQQQRMTDWIQRAMSFNGGKMVNVVIDEIRDDFLDTLDRDQRKHRQKKLVRQPTREDPNLFSLKIHPHVQDWKWNDLLPALDQWDLSKRSLSRGRLAVTKTHCFRCHRIGHEGAQVGPDLTGLGNRYTPRKIWESIVDPSRSIDPKYRQTTYFLESGKVVTGRTVSVSGNELIIETSPLTAAMSKITRKKIESSRPSAISVMPGGLINVLEKEEILDLIAYLVSSSSSRGDNETK, encoded by the coding sequence ATGACACTGGACGATCAAGGACGTTTCATTGTTGGCATTGATGAACAGGGAATCGCTCGTATTGCGGTCGATGGACCACGTGACTTGTCGTTCGAAATGATCAACGATTCGTTGAAGCATTGCCGTGGTGTGTTGTGGGCATACAACAGCCTGTATGTTGCAGCCACAAACAGCAGTGGGTTCTACCGTTTACAGGACACCAACGGTGATGACCGGTTTGACGACGTCCGATTGTTATGCCAGATGGACTACCGCAGTCGTTACGGCCACGGTACGAATCAAGTCGTGTTGGGACCAGATGGCATGCTCTATATCGCCAACGGAAACGATGTCTCGTTTCCCAGGCAGGTTACAGGCGACTCGGCTTATCGTGACCCGCAAAACGATTGGTTGTTGCCCAACCCCTACGACTTGGGGGAGGACAATCGTGTCGGGCATATCTTACGTACAGACGCCGACGGACGTCACTGGGAAGTCATCGCAGGAGGATTGCGGAATCAATTTGACATGGCGTTTAACGACGATGGAGAACTGTTTACCTGTGATGCCGATATGGAATGGGATGTAGGCCTGCCGTGGTACCGGCCAACACGCTTGAACCATATCGTATCAGCAGGTGAATACGGATGGCGCTGGAGAACGGGTAAATGGTCTAACTACTTCGCGGACAGTTTGCCGACAACTCTGGACACAGGCCTCGGCTCACCCACGGGAATGATTTTTGCCGCGGCTGGTCGCTTTCCGGCTAAATATCAATCGGCGCTGTTAATGGCAGACTGGCAAAACGGGCGTCTCTTAGCCGCTTATCTGACACCTCGTGGTTCCAGCTATGTGGCTCAATATGAAGTCTTTATGGAAGGAGCGCCGCTCAACGTTTGTGACATGGTTTTTGGCAATGATGGGGCCCTGTACTTCATTACCGGAGGTCGCGGATCTCAGTCGGGTTTGTATCGCGTTTCGTACACAGGGCAGGACCTGGAACCAGAACTAACGGCAGGCACAGGCTCCCCGGATGACCCACAGAGTACATACGCACGCCGGTTGCGCCACCAGTTGGAACGTTTTCACACAACGATCGATCCGAACGCAGTTGATTTCATCTGGCCGCATTTAAATAGTGAAGATCGCTGGATTCGTTTCGCTGCTCGAGTCGCTTTGGAACGCCAGGAAGTGGTCTGGTGGAAAGACAAAGCCTTACAGGAAACAGATGTCACAACTAAACTGCATGCCCTGCTGGCACTGGTCCGATCGCTGACAGAGAACCCCAAAGTGGCCATCCTTGAGGCTATGAATAGTGTGGCACTGGGGGAGCTCGAAACGGAATCGTTGCTGGTTGCCCTGCGATTGTACGCACTCACGTTCGTGCGACATGGCTCTCCTGACAAAATCACTCAGGACACACTTGCAGCGAACATGATCATTCTGTTTCCCCACGAGGACGTACGAATCAATCAGGAACTGGGAGAGCTGCTCGTCTATCTGCAGACGCCGAATATCATTCCGACGCTGCTTAACAGGATGGAAACCGCACCCACTCAGCAGGAGCAGGTCCACCATGCGATGGCGTTACGACACGTTCAGCAACCCTGGACGCCAAACCAACAACAGCGGATGACTGACTGGATTCAACGTGCCATGAGCTTCAACGGAGGGAAAATGGTAAATGTGGTCATCGATGAGATTCGCGACGACTTTCTGGACACTCTTGACAGGGATCAGCGCAAACATCGACAGAAAAAATTAGTGCGTCAACCAACCCGGGAAGATCCGAATCTGTTCAGTCTGAAAATTCATCCACATGTCCAGGACTGGAAATGGAATGATTTGCTGCCTGCACTGGACCAATGGGATTTAAGTAAACGATCATTATCTCGAGGTCGTTTGGCAGTAACAAAGACGCACTGTTTTCGTTGCCATCGAATTGGTCACGAGGGCGCTCAGGTTGGTCCTGATTTAACCGGTTTGGGAAACAGGTATACTCCGCGGAAAATTTGGGAGTCGATCGTTGATCCTTCCCGGTCAATTGATCCCAAATATCGTCAGACAACCTACTTTCTTGAGTCGGGAAAAGTTGTTACGGGTCGAACGGTGAGTGTTTCCGGAAACGAGTTGATCATCGAAACCAGTCCGCTCACAGCTGCAATGTCGAAAATCACACGAAAGAAAATCGAATCTTCCCGTCCGTCCGCGATTTCCGTCATGCCGGGCGGTCTGATAAACGTGCTGGAAAAGGAAGAGATTCTTGATCTGATCGCCTATCTGGTATCTTCGTCGAGCAGTAGAGGCGACAACGAGACAAAGTAA
- a CDS encoding division/cell wall cluster transcriptional repressor MraZ, whose protein sequence is MPHKFFEIRLKVETTPIRTESLSRTFRFIGSSMFLTGEIKRTIDERFRLTLPQDFAEAVSTETGTLVVAKEQAGCLSLWPVKEWQKRLESGVSLLRQKIDAGRMEQRWGDVQRLGRLLSTRHQEVSLARRSRLLIPEGFRQFLGVNAGEDVVVVGAVICVEIWNPVIWMDVLRDEMPEFGNLFKNLTE, encoded by the coding sequence ATGCCCCACAAGTTCTTTGAAATCCGGTTGAAAGTGGAAACAACGCCCATTAGAACGGAATCGTTATCGAGAACATTCCGATTTATCGGCAGCTCTATGTTTCTGACGGGTGAAATCAAACGCACGATTGACGAGCGGTTTCGTCTAACGTTGCCCCAAGACTTTGCCGAGGCCGTCTCAACCGAAACCGGGACACTGGTGGTGGCAAAGGAACAGGCGGGCTGTTTGAGTTTGTGGCCCGTCAAAGAATGGCAAAAGCGACTTGAAAGCGGTGTCAGTCTGCTCAGGCAAAAGATTGATGCCGGTCGAATGGAACAACGTTGGGGAGATGTCCAGCGTCTGGGCCGATTGCTGTCAACACGTCATCAGGAAGTCAGTTTGGCGCGACGTTCCCGACTTCTGATCCCGGAGGGATTCCGACAGTTCCTGGGAGTCAACGCAGGAGAAGACGTGGTCGTCGTGGGAGCGGTGATCTGTGTGGAGATCTGGAACCCGGTTATATGGATGGATGTTTTGCGTGATGAAATGCCTGAATTCGGGAACCTTTTTAAGAACCTTACCGAATGA
- a CDS encoding DUF3817 domain-containing protein has translation MKTRDLTFLKRLRLLGAVEGISTLILFGIAMPLKYFAGIPMAVRIAGSVHGFLFVCLMVMFVLAVKKVPLAKGLAITGIIAAVLPFGPFVFDRWLAPITESET, from the coding sequence ATGAAGACTCGCGATCTGACGTTTCTGAAACGCCTGCGGCTGCTTGGTGCGGTCGAGGGAATCTCGACACTGATTCTTTTTGGTATCGCGATGCCTCTGAAGTATTTCGCCGGAATACCGATGGCCGTACGGATTGCCGGTTCGGTCCATGGATTTCTGTTTGTATGTCTCATGGTAATGTTTGTCCTTGCTGTGAAGAAAGTGCCTCTGGCAAAGGGACTCGCAATCACAGGAATCATCGCAGCTGTGCTTCCGTTCGGACCGTTTGTGTTTGATCGCTGGCTGGCACCAATCACCGAATCTGAAACCTGA
- a CDS encoding sugar phosphate isomerase/epimerase: protein MPKRVTFNRRQALGALAGSAAATVMRPNRADAADENSGRTSLGLVRNCCRLRRDFVQQSQPSFDLYEPLNFLAYCRELGAGGMQIELGADKTQEAKHLRKIAETSGMYIEAIINPPRNNQDIQRFDAEMKQAVAAGAKAVRTVIISGRRYEYFDSLNTFREFEARGRRSLELAAPIAEKHRLPLAVENHKDHRNDERVALFRHIDSEFVGACVDTGNSFALLESPIETVRALAPWAHSVHLKDQAVQITSDGFWLGDIPLGQGFLDLESMVKILRHAKPNIHFSLELITRDPIKVPVLTQKYWATFPDVPGRDLARTLRTVHESAAEELPYVTSLSPEKQVEREHTNVRASLTWARDHLGL, encoded by the coding sequence ATGCCAAAACGAGTCACATTCAATCGTCGACAGGCCCTGGGCGCACTGGCCGGATCAGCAGCGGCCACTGTAATGAGGCCGAACCGGGCAGACGCAGCGGATGAAAACTCCGGCAGAACGAGCCTTGGGCTCGTCAGAAACTGTTGTCGACTGCGACGAGACTTTGTGCAGCAGAGCCAACCATCGTTTGATCTCTATGAGCCGCTGAATTTTCTGGCCTACTGTCGCGAACTCGGAGCCGGAGGAATGCAGATCGAGCTCGGAGCGGACAAAACACAGGAAGCGAAGCATCTTCGCAAAATTGCTGAAACATCGGGTATGTACATTGAAGCAATCATCAATCCTCCCCGTAACAATCAGGACATCCAGCGGTTTGACGCGGAAATGAAGCAGGCGGTTGCGGCTGGAGCAAAGGCGGTCCGCACCGTGATCATTTCCGGACGTCGGTATGAATACTTCGATTCCCTGAATACGTTTCGAGAGTTCGAAGCCCGTGGCAGACGTTCACTGGAACTGGCGGCTCCAATCGCAGAAAAACATCGTTTACCGCTGGCTGTGGAAAACCACAAAGATCATCGCAACGATGAACGGGTGGCTCTGTTCCGACACATCGACAGTGAATTCGTGGGAGCCTGCGTCGATACCGGCAACAGCTTCGCTCTTTTGGAATCTCCAATCGAAACGGTCAGAGCCCTCGCCCCGTGGGCACATTCCGTCCATCTCAAAGATCAGGCAGTTCAAATAACCAGCGACGGATTCTGGCTGGGCGATATTCCACTTGGTCAGGGATTTCTTGATCTCGAAAGCATGGTGAAAATCCTGCGTCACGCTAAACCCAACATTCACTTCAGCCTGGAACTGATCACTCGTGATCCAATCAAGGTTCCTGTACTGACACAAAAGTACTGGGCCACATTTCCAGATGTCCCGGGGCGGGATCTGGCCCGCACTCTGCGCACGGTACACGAATCCGCAGCAGAGGAACTGCCGTACGTCACATCTCTGTCACCGGAGAAACAGGTCGAACGGGAACATACCAACGTCAGAGCAAGTCTGACCTGGGCCAGAGATCATCTAGGTCTTTAA